The nucleotide sequence ATGCACAGCTGATCGCCTTCGATGCGCGCGACCAGGGTGCCGGGAAGCAGTCCGATCAGCGAAGCCAACAGCAGGCGGGCCCGGGGCGAAGCCAATTCCACCGAATAGCTGTGCCACGCCGGCTGCAACGTGGCGCCAGGCAGCAGCGCACGCCGGGCCACGTCCCAGGCGCCAATGAACATGTGCTGAAAGAAGAACGCCAGAAAACCCGGCAGCGCGAGCAGGCGTAGCCGCAACGGACGCAGCCTCAGCCACAGACTAAGGGTGACGGCCAGCGACACCGCCAAGCTCCCGGCAACCCAACCGCGCCCTTGGGCGAACACCAGCCAGAGCGTGGCGTAGAGAGCCGCCCAATAGAGCCCGTCGGCAACCACTCGGACACGCGTGACCTGATTCATCATTGTTCTCCCTTCCTCGGGAGTTGGTAAACAAGACGAGGTCAAACGTTCAGCGCGGTATCACCTTTCCTTGTATCGACAGTTTGCCGTTGCGCTAGAAGCAGCCGCGCAACGGAACGGCTAGCGCTTGGCCTGCGCCAGGCCCTTGAGAAAGTTACGCAGCAACTGATCGCCGCAGACGCGGTAGTTGCTATGCCCGGCCTTGCGAAACAGTGCACTGAGTTCCGGCTTGGCGATCGGGAACCCGGCGTTCTTGAGAATCGCCAGCATGTCCTCCTCCTTCAGCTCGAAGGCCACACGCAGCTTCTTCAGAATCAGATTGTTGGTCAGGGGCAGCTCGATGGGCGGCGCCGGCCGGCTTTCATCCTTGCCGCGCTTGTGGATCACCAGCCCATCGAGGAAGTACGCCATGATGCGGTCGCCGCACGGCTTGTAGCCTGCCTCGTCGTCCTTCTTCAGGTAGGCCGTCATTTCAGCCTCAGGCAACTCGCAGCCGGTGAGCTGGGTGATCTCGGCCATCTCCGCATCGCTGGCGTTGAGGGTATAACGCAGGCTGCGCAGCACGTCGTTGTTGAGCATGGAATGTCCTTGCTGGGGTGGTTGAACGAGCGCAGTTCACTCACCGGCTCGCCCGCGCGTTTCACTTGGGCGCGGCAGTATAGAGGATAGCCCTGCGATTCCCATGCGATGGCCGACATGGGCATCCATTCATCTTCCTGCCAACCAGGCCGATATCAAGCAGAGCGTCTTGCGAACAGCTCAATGGCTAGTTGCCATCTAGCATTTGCCAGCCGAAGATAGTTCGGCACTTGCCGTCATATTCGGCAGGGGCGCATGCCCAGCACCACTTTCGTGAGCAGGCACAGAACAAGAAACGGAGAGAGCCACGATGGGAACCTTGCGAAACCTCTATGACTGGAGCGAACGGACCTTCTGGAACTCGCTGAGCAAGAAGCTTGCGAGCCTGCTGGTGCTCTATTCGGTGAACCTGGGCTACCTGTACTTTTACATCCAGCAGAAAAACGCCATCAACACGGCGCTTGAACACGGTCAGGCTTCCGCTGAACTGGTCGCCAGCATCAACGCATCACTCGACAACGGCCTGACAGCCGTGATCGTGCTCAGCGTGCTCAGCCTGGTCTGGCTTGTTGCGCAGATCCTTTACCTGCGCCACCTGATTCTGACGCCCGTTCGCTCGATGATCAGCGCGCTGGACGAAATCAGCGACGAAGGCGGCGACTTCTCCCAGGATCTCAAGCCTCGTTCCCACGACGAATTTCGCGAGCTGGCCGAAAGCTACAACCGCTTCGCCGGCAAGATGCGGCGGATCATCAGCGATATCCGCAAGATGACCATTCCCATCGCGCTGGAAGCGCTTCAGGTCAAGACCCGCATCGAGGAGACCGGCAGCAGCGCACGCCAGCAGGTCACCATGACCGACACCGTGTTCGGCGCCAGCACCGAAGCCACCCAGGCCATCGGCGAAGTGTCGCGCAGCACCCAGATCATCTCCGACTCGACCAGCGCCAACCTCAACAGCGCACGCGCTTCCCTGGAGGAAATGCAGGACATCTCGCGCAAGATCAACGAGGTCGGCAACAAGGTCGAAACCTTCAACCAAACCATCGAAGACCTCTCCCAGCGCTCGGCAAGCATCAGCCAGACCGCCGAACTGATTCGCAGCGTCGCCGACCAGACCAACCTGCTGGCCCTCAACGCCGCCATTGAAGCCGCCCGCGCCGGGGAAGCCGGCCGTGGCTTCGCCGTGGTTGCCGATGAAGTACGCACCCTCGCCGAACGCGTCAACAAGGCCTCGGTGGAGATCACCGGCAATACCGAGACCATGCTCAAACTGGTCAGCCACACCCGCCAGGCGAACGAAGAGATCAACAGCGACGTGCGGCAGACCCGCGACGTGGTCAGCCGCTCGG is from Pseudomonas saudiphocaensis and encodes:
- a CDS encoding Na+/H+ antiporter subunit E, with protein sequence MNQVTRVRVVADGLYWAALYATLWLVFAQGRGWVAGSLAVSLAVTLSLWLRLRPLRLRLLALPGFLAFFFQHMFIGAWDVARRALLPGATLQPAWHSYSVELASPRARLLLASLIGLLPGTLVARIEGDQLCMHILDERLAWRPTVIELERHLQQLLGGDSR
- a CDS encoding DUF1456 family protein, which produces MLNNDVLRSLRYTLNASDAEMAEITQLTGCELPEAEMTAYLKKDDEAGYKPCGDRIMAYFLDGLVIHKRGKDESRPAPPIELPLTNNLILKKLRVAFELKEEDMLAILKNAGFPIAKPELSALFRKAGHSNYRVCGDQLLRNFLKGLAQAKR